A single genomic interval of Streptomyces sp. NBC_00663 harbors:
- a CDS encoding enoyl-CoA hydratase/isomerase family protein, with protein sequence MFSIETVAPKIRKVTFSNPPVNVVGADTVTQLVDVVDELSRDEQAQVVIFDSGIPGYFFNHADLGQVPDLLALNSADGTPTWVDLVTSLTSAPFVSIASIRGRTRGGGDEITLAFDLRYASREEAFFCQPEVAIGIVPGGGGSDRLARLLGRDRALEAILTSQDFNADTAERYGWVTRALPDAELDDFVSGVAARIASFDKQSVLAAKAQINRSTLPPVADLRASWAEFAESVNWPGFQARIPQLGKAIAEIGLEEIERNLGHYASLINEQA encoded by the coding sequence ATGTTCAGCATCGAGACCGTGGCGCCGAAGATCCGCAAGGTCACCTTCTCAAATCCTCCCGTGAACGTCGTCGGCGCGGACACCGTCACTCAACTGGTCGACGTCGTCGATGAGCTGAGCCGGGACGAGCAGGCTCAGGTCGTCATTTTCGACAGCGGTATCCCCGGGTACTTCTTCAACCATGCCGATCTCGGCCAGGTGCCCGACCTTCTGGCGCTGAACAGCGCTGACGGGACTCCGACGTGGGTCGACCTGGTCACGAGCCTGACCAGTGCCCCGTTCGTCAGCATCGCCTCCATCCGCGGGCGCACGCGGGGCGGCGGGGACGAGATCACCCTGGCCTTCGACCTGCGCTACGCCAGCCGCGAGGAAGCGTTCTTCTGCCAGCCCGAGGTCGCGATCGGTATCGTCCCCGGCGGTGGCGGCAGCGACCGTCTGGCCCGGCTGCTCGGGCGGGACCGCGCGCTCGAAGCGATCCTCACCAGCCAGGACTTCAACGCCGATACGGCCGAGCGGTACGGATGGGTGACCCGCGCTCTGCCCGACGCCGAACTCGACGACTTCGTGAGCGGCGTGGCAGCGCGCATCGCCTCCTTCGACAAGCAGTCCGTCCTGGCCGCCAAGGCGCAGATCAACCGGTCGACTCTGCCGCCGGTGGCCGATCTGCGAGCGTCCTGGGCGGAGTTCGCGGAATCGGTCAACTGGCCGGGATTCCAGGCGCGCATCCCGCAGCTTGGAAAGGCCATCGCTGAAATCGGGCTTGAGGAGATCGAGCGAAACCTGGGCCATTACGCCAGCCTCATCAACGAACAGGCATAA
- a CDS encoding trypsin-like serine peptidase, whose translation MRSTRTSRTSSRRHRTMLAATGLVAALALTATACNGSDEASDKPGATTSQAADSGNDKIQIPADIADKLKKHGIDVDDWKDGGWKNWDKDKWLSEAKDFVNPVIDGLWKPERMKSAKEANKTYSTKDAAADTGVTDPDPLPVEASAEKTPYHENAAPVGKIFFDTPEGHAVCSGTVVKDVNHPGKSNLVWTAGHCVHAGNGGGWYRNIMFVPAYNDYGKSEAQLTNSNPVEIAPYGQWWADWASTSNEWIAGGSETGGDGAAYDYSVLHVKPESGAKSLEETVGAALDIDFSAPSATEVAKMGAWGYPQAAPYNGLKMFKCIDQPGRLSLSTTLPTMYRIGCSMTGGSSGGGWFRVVDGETKLVSNTSIGPADNTWLAGPQLGRTAEAIYQNMSKTYGGK comes from the coding sequence ATGCGTTCCACACGTACGTCCCGTACGTCTTCCAGGCGGCACCGCACCATGCTCGCCGCCACCGGTCTGGTCGCCGCCCTGGCGCTGACCGCAACTGCCTGCAACGGCTCGGACGAGGCCAGCGACAAGCCCGGGGCCACCACCTCCCAGGCGGCCGACAGCGGCAACGACAAGATCCAGATCCCGGCCGACATCGCCGACAAGCTCAAGAAGCACGGCATCGACGTCGATGACTGGAAGGACGGCGGCTGGAAGAACTGGGACAAGGACAAGTGGCTCAGTGAGGCCAAGGACTTCGTCAACCCGGTCATCGACGGTCTGTGGAAGCCGGAGCGGATGAAGTCCGCCAAGGAGGCCAACAAGACGTACTCGACGAAGGACGCGGCGGCCGACACGGGCGTCACCGACCCGGACCCGCTGCCCGTCGAGGCGTCCGCGGAGAAGACGCCGTACCACGAGAACGCGGCCCCGGTCGGCAAGATCTTCTTCGACACCCCCGAGGGCCATGCCGTCTGTTCGGGCACGGTCGTCAAGGACGTGAACCACCCGGGCAAGTCCAACCTCGTGTGGACGGCGGGCCACTGCGTGCACGCGGGCAACGGCGGCGGCTGGTACCGCAACATCATGTTCGTCCCGGCCTACAACGACTACGGCAAGTCCGAGGCACAGCTGACCAACTCCAACCCCGTGGAGATCGCCCCGTACGGCCAGTGGTGGGCCGACTGGGCCTCCACGTCGAACGAGTGGATCGCGGGCGGCTCGGAGACCGGCGGCGACGGGGCGGCGTACGACTACTCGGTGCTGCATGTGAAGCCGGAGTCCGGCGCCAAGTCCCTTGAGGAGACGGTCGGCGCCGCGCTGGACATCGACTTCTCCGCCCCGTCCGCGACCGAGGTCGCCAAGATGGGCGCCTGGGGCTACCCGCAGGCGGCGCCCTACAACGGACTGAAGATGTTCAAGTGCATCGACCAGCCGGGCCGCCTCTCGCTCAGCACGACGCTGCCGACGATGTACCGCATCGGCTGCTCCATGACCGGCGGTTCGTCCGGCGGCGGCTGGTTCCGGGTGGTGGACGGTGAGACCAAGCTGGTCTCGAACACGTCGATCGGCCCGGCCGACAACACCTGGCTGGCGGGCCCGCAGCTGGGCAGGACCGCCGAGGCGATCTACCAGAACATGAGCAAGACCTACGGCGGTAAGTAG
- a CDS encoding TetR/AcrR family transcriptional regulator: MGRALRADAERSVRAILEAAERVLAEDAGASTEQIAEAAGLTRITVHRRFANRQALLEALAVSAKQQLIDAIEDARPDAAPALVALHRVTANVLKVKTSWPYTLSHATPHTETAAALWDDINARTLRLLGRAQSEGLIAPDADLKWTRQVYIGLLSEAINRPDAAQDPDGQDPDALATLVIDTLLHGAGPHD; the protein is encoded by the coding sequence ATGGGCCGAGCACTGCGGGCAGATGCCGAGCGCAGTGTGCGCGCGATTCTGGAGGCGGCCGAGCGGGTACTGGCCGAGGACGCCGGCGCCTCCACGGAGCAGATCGCCGAGGCGGCGGGACTGACACGTATCACCGTGCACCGGCGGTTCGCCAACCGGCAGGCACTCCTGGAGGCGCTGGCCGTCTCCGCGAAGCAGCAGCTCATCGACGCCATCGAGGACGCCCGGCCCGACGCCGCCCCCGCCCTCGTCGCCCTCCACCGGGTGACCGCCAACGTCCTGAAGGTCAAGACCTCATGGCCGTACACCCTCAGCCACGCCACACCCCACACCGAAACCGCAGCCGCCCTCTGGGACGACATCAATGCCCGCACCCTCCGCCTCCTCGGCAGAGCGCAGAGCGAGGGACTGATCGCCCCGGACGCGGACCTCAAGTGGACGCGGCAGGTGTACATCGGCCTCCTCAGCGAGGCCATCAACCGGCCCGACGCCGCCCAGGACCCGGACGGCCAGGACCCGGACGCCCTGGCCACCCTCGTCATCGACACACTCCTGCACGGCGCCGGACCGCACGACTGA
- a CDS encoding AMP-binding protein, giving the protein MNSIENYTVNVLARLKATGSRDAIVSGTRRISGTEALRMVLRYVAVLRDTRLGNGDGVALFVENSPEALLLMLAVHFAGCRLVFVPPEPGNSELAAFVQRAQVKALFFDPGLEERARQITGRVDVPHVFGLSRSALATDFLAVAPDHTDLVPHEAADGRHAATLLYTGGTTGTPRLVTHRSRYYAALTRVSARYRDEVSTDPKMRRSGQRSFRKATTHSTCSFVPRFLDGTGSPISDLLLFQVNMFTRMRHLGAAATCQRRGSHPIGLRQPRSGVRRTPFGGTVSVTRLPGNSCDHCSAGEAS; this is encoded by the coding sequence ATGAATTCCATCGAGAACTACACCGTCAACGTGCTGGCCCGGCTGAAGGCGACCGGCAGTCGAGACGCGATCGTCTCCGGGACGCGGCGGATCAGCGGCACGGAGGCTCTGAGAATGGTTCTCCGGTACGTCGCAGTCCTGAGAGACACCCGGTTGGGGAACGGCGACGGGGTCGCCCTCTTCGTGGAGAACTCGCCCGAAGCTCTCCTGCTGATGCTGGCCGTGCATTTCGCGGGCTGCCGGCTGGTCTTCGTACCGCCCGAGCCCGGCAACAGCGAGCTGGCGGCGTTCGTCCAACGCGCCCAGGTCAAGGCCCTCTTCTTCGATCCCGGCCTCGAGGAACGGGCCCGGCAGATCACTGGACGGGTCGATGTCCCCCACGTCTTCGGTCTCAGCCGGTCGGCACTGGCGACGGACTTCCTTGCTGTGGCCCCGGACCATACCGACCTCGTGCCGCACGAGGCAGCCGACGGCCGCCATGCCGCGACACTGCTCTACACCGGCGGAACCACCGGGACACCCAGGCTGGTCACGCACCGCAGCCGTTACTACGCGGCTCTGACCCGTGTTTCGGCCAGGTACCGTGACGAGGTCTCAACCGATCCCAAGATGCGCCGCTCCGGACAGCGCAGTTTTCGTAAGGCGACGACGCATTCGACCTGCTCCTTCGTGCCTCGATTTCTCGACGGTACGGGTTCGCCGATCAGTGATCTCCTCCTCTTTCAGGTAAACATGTTCACCCGAATGCGGCATCTCGGTGCAGCTGCTACATGCCAACGTCGTGGTAGTCACCCAATCGGCCTACGCCAGCCTCGCTCTGGTGTGCGGCGTACCCCGTTCGGCGGCACGGTGAGCGTGACCAGGCTGCCAGGCAACAGCTGTGATCACTGCTCTGCGGGGGAGGCATCGTGA
- a CDS encoding response regulator transcription factor, with amino-acid sequence MGVLICDAQELMRAGLRMVVGSQTDLTVVGEAGDGETAVAQALTLRPDLVLMEARLPRLDGISATAKVRAALPETRVLVLTACDRDEYAYAALRAGASGFLVKDAPAAEMLVAVRGVLRGDTMVSPSVTRRLIDRYVTGVVAPVADARLDVLTDREREVLGLVGRGLNNAEIAGKLFLGETTVKTHVARILAKLHIRDRIQAVVLAYESGLVRPGG; translated from the coding sequence ATCGGCGTACTGATCTGCGACGCCCAGGAGTTGATGCGGGCCGGATTGCGCATGGTGGTGGGGAGCCAGACGGACCTGACGGTCGTCGGCGAGGCCGGGGACGGCGAGACGGCCGTGGCCCAGGCACTCACGCTGCGTCCGGACCTCGTCCTCATGGAGGCGCGGCTGCCGCGCCTGGACGGCATCTCGGCCACCGCCAAAGTGCGTGCCGCACTGCCCGAGACGCGGGTGCTTGTCCTCACCGCCTGCGACCGCGACGAGTACGCCTACGCGGCGCTCCGTGCGGGAGCGAGTGGCTTCCTCGTCAAGGACGCTCCGGCCGCCGAGATGCTCGTCGCGGTACGTGGCGTGCTGCGCGGCGACACGATGGTGTCCCCGTCGGTGACGCGGCGGCTGATCGACCGGTATGTCACGGGCGTCGTCGCTCCGGTTGCCGATGCACGCCTCGATGTACTGACCGACCGTGAGCGTGAGGTGCTGGGTTTGGTCGGTCGCGGGCTGAACAACGCGGAGATCGCCGGGAAGTTGTTCCTCGGCGAGACCACGGTCAAGACCCACGTGGCCCGCATCCTCGCCAAACTGCACATCCGCGACCGGATCCAGGCCGTCGTCCTGGCCTACGAGAGCGGACTGGTCCGCCCCGGCGGATGA
- a CDS encoding alpha/beta fold hydrolase, protein MSSTNRRTRISRRTAMALVTMSVVAAVAATAPSMANAVSSSSSGTGHAVTQTQNAVSASTAPNLRVKAANGVTYQYRRFGHPSAGSVPLVFLQHFRGNLDSWDPKLIDTIAAKREVILVDNVGVGGSTGTTPSTNQQMALDAIDFIDALKLPRYDLLGFSLGGEVAQEVALRRPWQVRRVVLAATGPQGGVNQRASDPNILQHSLKDNPGPEDYLFLFFKNTPTSQAAGTQFLQRLGQRTTDPDAPTSLATRDHQLTAWSEWGITDKSKMVRLKSLFQPVLVADGESDILMPAENSHLLAKYLPNAQLHIYPDAGHGFLYQYAVKFGTEVNTFLDR, encoded by the coding sequence ATGTCCTCAACCAACCGACGTACCCGTATCTCCCGGCGCACCGCGATGGCGCTGGTCACCATGTCGGTCGTCGCGGCCGTCGCCGCCACGGCACCGAGCATGGCCAACGCCGTGAGCAGCAGCTCCAGCGGCACGGGGCACGCGGTCACCCAGACGCAGAACGCGGTAAGCGCCAGCACCGCCCCCAACTTGCGCGTCAAGGCCGCCAACGGCGTCACCTACCAGTACCGCCGCTTCGGCCACCCCAGCGCGGGCAGCGTGCCCCTGGTCTTCCTCCAGCACTTCCGCGGCAACCTCGACAGCTGGGACCCCAAGCTCATCGACACCATCGCCGCCAAGCGCGAGGTCATCCTCGTGGACAACGTCGGCGTCGGCGGCTCCACCGGCACCACCCCCAGCACGAACCAGCAGATGGCCCTGGACGCCATCGACTTCATCGACGCCCTCAAGCTGCCCCGCTACGACCTGCTCGGCTTCTCCCTCGGCGGCGAGGTCGCCCAGGAGGTCGCCCTGCGCCGCCCCTGGCAGGTCCGCCGCGTCGTCCTGGCCGCCACCGGCCCCCAGGGCGGAGTGAACCAGCGCGCTTCCGACCCCAACATCCTGCAGCACAGCCTGAAGGACAATCCCGGCCCCGAGGACTACCTCTTCCTGTTCTTCAAGAACACCCCCACCAGCCAGGCCGCGGGCACACAATTCCTGCAACGCCTCGGGCAGCGCACCACCGACCCCGACGCCCCCACAAGCCTCGCCACCCGCGACCACCAGCTCACCGCGTGGTCCGAATGGGGCATCACCGACAAGTCCAAGATGGTCCGCCTGAAGTCCCTCTTCCAGCCGGTCCTGGTCGCCGACGGCGAGAGCGACATCCTGATGCCCGCCGAGAACTCCCACCTGCTGGCCAAGTACCTCCCCAACGCCCAGCTGCACATCTACCCGGACGCCGGCCACGGCTTCCTCTACCAGTACGCCGTCAAGTTCGGCACCGAGGTGAACACCTTCCTCGACCGCTGA
- a CDS encoding GlxA family transcriptional regulator has protein sequence MVVLALEGVYPFELGIPNRVFAYADGRYDVRTCTVDGRPVRTSADFTVTVEHGPEALESADTVVIPPFDHTIVSDRLTEPLAAAVARIRPGTRIVSICTGAFLLAAAGLLDGRPATTHWVLADAFRRLFPKVALDAEVLFVDDGDILTSAGAASGLDVCLHVVRKDHGSALANRVARRCVVPPWREGGQAQYIEQPVPDPSSAGTAATRQWALEHLDEPLTLADLAGHARMSARTFARRFQEETGTSPGRWFIQQRVHRARQLLESSDLSVDQIAGEVGFATGASLRQHLHAAIGVSPLAYRRTFRTAPTGLGPL, from the coding sequence GTGGTCGTGCTGGCACTCGAAGGCGTCTACCCCTTCGAACTCGGCATCCCGAACCGGGTCTTCGCCTACGCCGACGGACGGTACGACGTGCGAACCTGCACCGTCGACGGGCGCCCGGTACGCACCAGCGCCGACTTCACGGTGACCGTCGAGCACGGCCCCGAGGCGCTGGAGAGCGCCGACACAGTGGTCATCCCACCGTTCGACCACACCATCGTCTCGGACCGGCTGACGGAACCACTGGCGGCCGCGGTCGCCCGGATCCGGCCGGGCACGCGGATCGTGTCCATCTGCACCGGCGCCTTCCTGCTCGCGGCCGCCGGGCTGCTCGACGGACGGCCCGCGACCACCCACTGGGTGCTGGCCGACGCCTTCCGCCGGCTCTTCCCGAAAGTCGCGCTGGACGCAGAGGTGCTGTTCGTGGACGACGGCGACATCCTCACCTCGGCCGGGGCCGCGTCCGGCCTGGACGTCTGCCTCCATGTCGTACGCAAGGACCACGGCAGCGCGCTCGCCAACCGCGTGGCGCGGCGCTGCGTCGTACCGCCGTGGCGGGAGGGCGGCCAGGCGCAGTACATCGAGCAGCCCGTCCCCGACCCGTCCTCGGCGGGAACGGCGGCGACCCGGCAGTGGGCCCTGGAGCACCTGGACGAGCCGCTGACGCTCGCGGACCTGGCCGGACACGCGCGGATGAGCGCACGGACCTTCGCGCGCCGCTTCCAGGAGGAGACCGGCACCAGCCCCGGACGCTGGTTCATTCAGCAACGGGTCCACCGGGCACGGCAGTTGCTCGAGTCCAGCGATCTGTCCGTGGACCAGATCGCCGGCGAGGTGGGCTTCGCGACGGGAGCCTCGCTGCGGCAGCATCTGCACGCGGCGATCGGGGTGTCCCCGCTGGCCTACCGGCGTACGTTCCGTACGGCGCCGACGGGCCTGGGCCCCCTATGA
- a CDS encoding alpha/beta fold hydrolase has translation MSDYLADAAENRTVEGPSATFTYRRLGPRGGTPLVLLNRVRGTLDWWDPELLDHLAADHDVIVFDYLGTGYTTGTPADSVEGLADGAVEFIEALGLTQVDLLGWTLGGTVAQHIARTRPGLVRKLVVAAANPGGTVPGAPDPNPKIRATMTKPELTGDDWVYLFFPETDTGRAAGHAHLARVATRLATGLPDVSEVAAMGQITAIAKDAAIPFEQVRADLASIDQPVLYATGMQDAMITPLASYTAVQHLTDATLVAYSDAGHAFLFQHAKDFAAQVTAFLAD, from the coding sequence ATGAGCGACTACCTGGCAGACGCGGCCGAGAACCGCACCGTCGAGGGCCCCTCCGCGACTTTCACCTACCGGCGCCTCGGCCCGCGCGGCGGCACCCCGCTGGTCCTGCTGAACCGGGTCCGGGGCACCCTCGACTGGTGGGACCCGGAGCTGCTCGACCACCTGGCCGCTGACCACGACGTGATCGTGTTCGACTACCTCGGCACCGGCTACACCACCGGTACCCCGGCCGACTCCGTCGAGGGACTCGCCGACGGCGCCGTCGAGTTCATCGAAGCCCTCGGCCTGACGCAGGTCGACCTGCTCGGCTGGACGCTGGGCGGCACCGTCGCCCAGCACATCGCCCGCACCCGGCCCGGCCTGGTCCGCAAGCTGGTCGTCGCGGCCGCCAACCCCGGCGGAACAGTGCCCGGCGCACCCGACCCGAACCCCAAGATACGGGCCACCATGACCAAGCCCGAGCTCACCGGGGACGACTGGGTCTACCTGTTCTTCCCCGAGACGGACACCGGGCGCGCCGCCGGGCACGCGCACCTCGCCAGGGTGGCCACCCGGCTGGCCACGGGGCTTCCCGACGTATCCGAGGTGGCGGCCATGGGCCAGATCACCGCGATCGCGAAGGATGCGGCGATCCCCTTCGAGCAGGTGCGGGCGGACCTGGCGAGCATCGACCAGCCCGTTCTCTACGCCACCGGCATGCAGGACGCGATGATCACCCCCCTGGCCTCCTACACCGCCGTCCAGCACCTCACCGACGCCACCCTCGTCGCCTACAGCGACGCCGGCCACGCCTTCCTCTTCCAGCACGCGAAGGACTTCGCCGCCCAGGTGACGGCCTTCCTCGCCGACTGA
- a CDS encoding oxidoreductase codes for MATTQPVALVTGASSGIGKAAALALVAAGYEVVGTSRDTVHVTPLTGVTFLDLDVTSDASVTAAVGEVIEKFGRIDVLVNNAGIGSAGAAEESSAAQAQGLFDINVFGVIRMTNAVLPHMRAARSGRVINISSIVGFMPQPYMAVYAASKHAVEGYSESVDHEVREYGVRVLLVEPAWTNTAFDAASVRPDQPLDVYAPQRHVFEEYMAQAVKDGDDPSVVAKEIVAAATDAKPKLRYTAGALTGRVRTMRRMVPSRVFDQQLRKLNRLPAA; via the coding sequence ATGGCGACAACACAGCCGGTAGCCCTCGTGACGGGTGCGTCCTCCGGTATCGGAAAAGCGGCCGCCCTCGCGCTGGTGGCGGCGGGCTACGAGGTGGTCGGCACCAGCCGCGACACCGTGCACGTCACCCCGCTCACGGGCGTGACCTTCCTCGACCTCGACGTCACAAGCGACGCCTCGGTGACCGCGGCGGTCGGTGAGGTGATCGAGAAGTTCGGGCGTATCGACGTCCTGGTCAACAACGCCGGCATCGGCTCGGCGGGCGCCGCCGAGGAGAGCTCCGCCGCGCAGGCGCAGGGTCTGTTCGACATCAACGTCTTCGGCGTCATCCGCATGACGAACGCCGTCCTGCCCCACATGCGCGCGGCGCGCAGCGGACGCGTCATCAACATCTCGTCCATCGTCGGCTTCATGCCGCAGCCCTACATGGCCGTCTACGCCGCTTCCAAGCACGCCGTCGAGGGCTACTCCGAGTCCGTCGACCACGAGGTCCGCGAGTACGGGGTGCGGGTCCTGCTCGTCGAACCGGCCTGGACCAACACCGCCTTCGACGCGGCCAGCGTCCGCCCCGACCAGCCCCTGGACGTCTACGCACCCCAGCGGCACGTCTTCGAGGAGTACATGGCCCAGGCGGTCAAGGACGGCGACGACCCCTCCGTCGTCGCCAAGGAGATCGTCGCGGCGGCCACCGATGCCAAGCCCAAGCTGCGCTACACCGCTGGCGCCCTCACCGGCCGCGTTCGCACGATGCGCCGTATGGTCCCGTCCCGCGTGTTCGACCAGCAGCTGCGCAAGCTCAATCGTCTGCCCGCCGCCTGA
- a CDS encoding trypsin-like serine peptidase: MRSTRPSFTVRRERGARRRTSPVLAAVALASALALTATACESGDDQAGGGASASASSDGKITIPDDIKDRLKEHGIDVDKWKDGAWKDWSKDDWLREAQDFVNPIIEGLWDPDRMRGAEDPEQGKGVDDSDISGDQGVTDPEPAPVDAKAVPATYHDSVPEAGKVFFDSPEGTMVCSATVVQDPAHPGKSNMVWTAGHCVHAGKKGGWYRNIAFVPSYNNDALSTAELEKASREEVAPYGVWWGDWAQTSDQWIEQGGATGGDGASYDFAVIHVTPEKGGSGKSLEEIVGSALPVDFKAPAAAKIQSMTATGYPAAAPFDGETMYQCQDKPGRLSLNASDPTMYRVGCTMTGGSSGGGWVATGSDGKPALVSNTSIGPVTAGWLAGPRLGDVAKGVYDSVSEKFAGQ, from the coding sequence ATGCGATCCACAAGGCCGTCGTTCACCGTCCGCAGGGAAAGGGGCGCGCGCCGCAGAACCTCCCCCGTGCTGGCCGCCGTGGCCCTGGCGTCGGCGCTCGCGCTCACCGCCACCGCGTGCGAGTCGGGCGACGACCAGGCCGGTGGCGGCGCCTCGGCCTCGGCTTCCTCGGACGGGAAGATCACGATCCCGGACGACATCAAGGACCGGCTCAAGGAGCACGGGATCGATGTCGACAAGTGGAAGGACGGCGCCTGGAAGGACTGGAGCAAGGACGACTGGCTCCGCGAGGCCCAGGACTTCGTCAACCCGATCATCGAGGGTCTGTGGGACCCGGACCGGATGCGGGGCGCCGAGGACCCCGAGCAGGGCAAGGGTGTCGACGACAGCGACATCTCCGGGGACCAGGGCGTGACCGACCCGGAACCGGCGCCGGTGGACGCGAAGGCCGTGCCGGCTACGTACCACGACAGCGTTCCCGAAGCGGGCAAGGTGTTCTTCGACTCCCCCGAAGGCACGATGGTCTGCTCGGCGACGGTCGTGCAGGACCCGGCCCACCCCGGCAAGTCCAACATGGTGTGGACGGCGGGCCATTGTGTGCACGCCGGCAAGAAGGGCGGCTGGTACCGCAACATCGCGTTCGTGCCGTCGTACAACAACGACGCCCTGTCGACAGCGGAGTTGGAGAAGGCATCCCGCGAGGAGGTCGCTCCGTACGGTGTCTGGTGGGGTGACTGGGCGCAGACCTCGGACCAGTGGATCGAGCAGGGCGGTGCGACGGGCGGCGACGGTGCCTCGTACGACTTCGCGGTCATCCATGTGACGCCGGAGAAGGGTGGCTCGGGCAAGTCCCTGGAGGAGATCGTCGGTTCGGCGCTGCCGGTGGACTTCAAGGCCCCGGCGGCTGCGAAGATCCAGAGCATGACGGCGACGGGGTATCCGGCGGCGGCGCCGTTCGACGGCGAGACGATGTACCAGTGCCAGGACAAGCCGGGACGGCTGTCGCTCAACGCTTCGGACCCGACGATGTACCGCGTCGGCTGCACCATGACGGGCGGTTCGTCGGGTGGCGGCTGGGTCGCGACCGGTTCCGACGGCAAGCCGGCGCTGGTGTCCAACACCTCCATCGGCCCGGTGACGGCGGGCTGGCTGGCCGGACCGCGACTCGGTGACGTGGCCAAGGGTGTGTACGACTCGGTCAGCGAGAAGTTCGCCGGCCAGTGA
- a CDS encoding low temperature requirement protein A has translation MESTSDPARREVTPLELFFDLVYVFAIGQLSHQLLAHPTWTGAAQTLVLYLAVYAAWAYTTWAVTLVPAEDPRTRRMLLAVMLAGLFMNAAIPRAFSDAGWLFAATFLLIHIGRTVWLLTVGLDAVNQEHFRRVLVWFVAAAPLWLTGAAVTGGARLAWWAAALLIELAGTWTAHPLPGRRLESRQVTFAGGHLLERGRLFVIIALGETVMTTGTALTAAPYEPMTLLTGSVALTGTVALFWLYFSRSERVVRHFQRTEDPMRAGRTGVISLMATVAGLIAAAVADERVIVHPVDHAGIVTNLLLFGGPALYLVPQVWHGATLFDDLLSSRLLALFALIVAGTVTPMAPAYLAAVVAAAIVVALAVFEARRPAGDARARPIPSGPQVADRNI, from the coding sequence GTGGAGTCGACCAGCGATCCGGCGCGCCGGGAGGTCACGCCGCTGGAACTGTTCTTCGACCTGGTCTACGTCTTCGCGATCGGCCAGTTGTCGCATCAGCTGCTGGCCCACCCGACGTGGACCGGCGCCGCCCAGACCCTCGTGCTCTACCTCGCCGTCTACGCGGCGTGGGCGTACACCACCTGGGCGGTCACCCTCGTCCCGGCCGAGGACCCGCGGACCCGCCGGATGCTGCTGGCGGTCATGCTCGCCGGGCTGTTCATGAACGCCGCGATCCCGCGAGCCTTCAGCGACGCCGGGTGGCTCTTCGCCGCCACCTTCCTGCTGATCCACATCGGCCGGACGGTATGGCTGCTGACCGTCGGCCTCGATGCGGTCAACCAGGAGCACTTCCGCCGTGTTCTGGTCTGGTTCGTGGCGGCCGCACCCCTGTGGCTGACCGGCGCGGCGGTCACCGGCGGCGCGCGGCTGGCGTGGTGGGCCGCGGCGCTGCTGATCGAGTTGGCGGGCACGTGGACGGCGCACCCGCTGCCCGGCCGCAGGCTGGAGTCCCGGCAGGTCACCTTCGCCGGCGGGCACCTGCTGGAACGCGGCCGCCTGTTCGTGATCATCGCGTTGGGTGAGACGGTCATGACCACCGGCACGGCGCTCACGGCGGCACCGTACGAGCCGATGACCCTGCTCACCGGCAGTGTCGCGCTCACCGGCACGGTCGCGCTGTTCTGGCTGTACTTCAGCCGTTCCGAGCGCGTCGTGCGCCATTTCCAGCGGACCGAGGACCCCATGCGCGCCGGGCGCACCGGCGTCATCAGCCTCATGGCCACGGTCGCCGGGTTGATCGCCGCCGCCGTGGCCGACGAACGTGTCATCGTCCACCCCGTCGACCACGCAGGCATCGTCACCAACCTGCTGCTCTTCGGCGGGCCGGCCCTCTACCTCGTCCCACAGGTGTGGCACGGGGCAACCCTGTTCGACGACCTGCTCTCGTCACGGCTGCTCGCGCTGTTCGCTCTGATCGTCGCAGGCACGGTCACGCCCATGGCCCCGGCGTACCTGGCGGCGGTCGTCGCCGCCGCGATCGTCGTCGCACTGGCCGTGTTCGAAGCACGCCGTCCGGCCGGTGACGCGCGTGCGAGGCCGATCCCATCAGGCCCCCAGGTCGCTGACAGGAACATCTGA